One region of Passer domesticus isolate bPasDom1 chromosome 19, bPasDom1.hap1, whole genome shotgun sequence genomic DNA includes:
- the YPEL2 gene encoding protein yippee-like 2 gives MVKMTRSKTFQAYLPSCHRTYSCIHCRAHLANHDELISKSFQGSQGRAYLFNSVVNVGCGPAEERVLLTGLHAVADIYCENCKTTLGWKYEHAFESSQKYKEGKYIIELAHMIKDNGWD, from the exons ATGGTGAAGATGACAAGGTCCAAAACTTTCCAGGCGTACCTGCCTTCGTGCCACAGGACCTACAGCTGCATCCACTGCAGGGCCCACCTGGCCAACCACGATGAGCTCATTTCCAAG TCCTTCCAGGGCAGCCAAGGACGAGCGTACCTCTTCAACTCCGT AGTCAACGTGGGCTGTGGCCCTGCAGAGGAGAGGGTGTTGTTAACAGGACTGCACGCCGTGGCAGATATTTACTGTGAAAACTGCAAAACCACGCTGGGCTGGAAATAT GAACACGCCTTTGAAAGCAGCCAGAAGTATAAAGAAGGCAAATACATCATTGAACTAGCTCACATGATCAAGGATAATGGCTGGGATTga